The DNA region AAATTGGAGGTTGAACTTTTTTAGCTTTGTGGTTGTTTTAGGAATTCAGGCTGCTGCTGATACACTGATTTCATTCACAGACATATAAATAAGGTTATAAGTTGACTATTTTAGACTTACAAATAAAAGATTTAGCCAATAATAGCATAAgtctgctaaataaaaaaacatgtgctCACCTGCAGTCGTGTTTTTAGTCATCAGCCGGTGGTTATGGTTACACATCTGACACAAGAAGACAATAGGGTTGTGGTCAGTAAGCACAGTCACTGGAGTTGATGAAGAACCAAAATACACCTCAAAATGCAGCAAGGCAAAGAGCATCACAAGAGTtcatacctgtcaagtctcccATTTTGGCCGAGAAACTATCGTTTTTACAACAGTAGCATCGGACGGCGACATTTCCCGTATTCTCAAATCCAAAACTTGATAGGTATGAGAGTTTCTTTTTCAAGGGTGGAATAGTTCACCTGCTGAGTTTTAAACTTAGCAGAATAGTGGCTTGCAGGATGGCACACTCCATCCTCGCCATCTTGGAATAGCACTGCACCAGCACTTTAATCACAGACATCCACTCTGGAAGGCCTGGTGACATCAGGAGCAGCACTGCAGACAACAGATTTAGCTGCATTGAAAGCCTCTTCATACTCACTGGTCCATGCAAAGGAACTACAGGGCTACACAAAGTGGTCatggaagaaaacatttcaaatcatGTGCAAGCAATGTGTCCACCATAGTCTCCACTGGACATGCTGGTCCAAGCCATGACAATATGCTGAAGAAGGTGGTCAGGGATCcctgtttaattttgtttaatttgtttataatcagcaataatcatgtttaatatatttgtaattaGAAATGGCATGCAACTGCAGTCAAAGTTGATTAGAGTTCAATGGAGGTTGCAACTTATAGAGGTGTGATGTGTCACAAGTAGATAGTAAAGGAAATAGATGAACTGAAAGAACCAGGGTGACCGACCTGAGCACAATAAGCACAAACCCAAGCAAAGGAGGAACCAAGGAATGGAGAGTGCTGATCGGAAAGCAGGTGGTTGGTCCAAAGAAGGAACTGAGATGGGAAAGTGACCTTTAAGCAATCTCAGGACAAGACTCCCCCAAGCAGAGCAGAGAACTCCATCTAAAGCAAATTCATTACAGCTAATCAAAGACGCAACCtacttctgttttcatttttcagggCTGATCAACGAGTCTATGGGGTTCAGGAAGAGCTCATAAAGTTGACTGCAGAGAAGAGAAACTTCTGGGTTTCCTTCCTATCAGTCAACTCGCTTACAGCTGGATGGACAAAGAGGCCTTGAAACAAGGTGAAGAGGATCCAGGTGCTGTAGAAAAACAGAGGGCTGCTTCAAGTATGAGGAAATCACTCCAAGAATTCCCAATCACTGTGATTCTAAATTGGGACTCTGCCAAAAACTGAGACCTGAGAAACCCAAGACTCAAGGTTAAGGCAAGAACTCGTTAGTCAAGGCTGGCTGCCAGCAATCGGATAAAAAGACGGGTCTCCGACAATCTCCCCTGAAGATTTGTGCCTGCCTCAGTCTGTCTGCTCCATGTACCTTGCTGGGGCTCTGTATTGGCCTGATGATGATAAATGCAGCTGAACCAACACTGTCAATACAGTCTTCCATGTGAGGGAGAGGGAGTGAGTCAGGCACCAAAACAGCATTAGGGAAATCAGTACAAAGTCATTTGATACCATCAGGCTCAGCAGCTGCCAAACACGGAGGACTCCATGGACTGCGACTGGTTTTTCCAGCCCGTTCTCCGACAGATAACCAACGTCTTCTTTTGTCTGGTCCGATTTGTCTAGGAAGAGCGATAAGATGCTACACTGGATCAGCTGTTTCCACATCAATGTGATGTTCAATCATGCAAATTCTGGATGGAATGTCACCAAACAAAGATAAGAAACCTTAAAGCACAGCACATAAACTCACAGTGAACATGTAGAGATCTCTGAAACTCGTGTCAAATATGTTAAAGCTTGAAGCTAAGATaagcgtttccccttgtggggaccagacttcggtccccacaaggagcagtgtgtccccacaacgtagtatatgtcaggagaaaggtccccacaaggtattagaaacaaacgcaccacacacacacacacacacacacctgtcctCCTCCCTGAATGAAATGCTCCCTCATGAACATTTTAACTCCTTCTTACCAAGCAGCAGGAGTTaatctgaactcttcctcaatCTGTATCTGGTcacgtctctctctctctcatcatcatcatcattctcTGACGATAATGAATCCCTCAATCACTAATTTTCCCTCCTTCTCCGTTAATGAATCTGCTCCAGTGGTCAACGTTTGTATGGTAAACATATCGGTTAGCttgacatatttttctgaatgggcATATAGTTTTTCTGACCCGCCCCATCTCGtatcaataaaatcaaccaatgggctgTTGTGGccaataaaaattatatttaatatactttttttttctttttgttaaattatgacagCCTAGGGTTGCCAGATATGGACAGTAAATGAGTCTGTAAACCAGACGGTCAGTTCGCCCCTGGacagaagttcaaactgaatgTATGGGGGCCCAGGGGTGGAGTGGGGGGCGGgggtgttgttgttttgttttttctgctcaaATTGTCAACAATTGTCAGGTGTGTTGCTCCAATTTACATGCCACTTCATACTTTTACCTTGGCCGGTGGCGGATGCCAACACTACAGGGTTTGATGcgaaaaggatttaattttccTCTGCAGTACCAAGAAGTGGACACTAGATGTCCCTGTTAATCTGAGTCACAGGATTCAAAGCTGTGACTCATGGATCACATGCCATAAACTCCTTCTGACATTTCCACTCATCTCTGTTGCCTGCTGTCAGCCATGATGGAGATGCTGGGTGGAGTTGGTTTTGGCTTATGACATTATTGATAAACTGCTGAGTTCTAGtgtgctctgcatccccagaaccagaaccaaacatggagaatcttctatgcaccacaaaacCGCAAATTGCAAAACAGCTGCAACACTGGGTTCCTTAAAACCAAGacaaaaacccacctgtttagagttgcctttgattagtactaaatggaacattgatcaatgtAGTTAATGTGTATTGATAACTTTGATGATGCATTGGATacaatttaatgtttggttattttcaaaattggttactgttgatgtttttatgatgcaaagcactttcAGCTACTGCCTTGTAACTGAAATGTCcaatacaaataaactagaACTTTAAATTCCCTTGCTTCCCAAAACCTCACAGTCTAGTTCCCTTTTCTATTTTCTGCCTCATTGTTTGCTCTGCCACATGATAAAACATCATCCCCAttgcaacactttttttttttacatattattcTCATGGTCATCAAATCAGGTCAGATCAGGTGATCTGACACCAAAACAGTTTAGATTCtcttcaaaatactttaatggAAAATCACAAGTGATTAACCACAACTTATTCCATCTAATGTGTTTGATTTTACAACTTAGGAAACCATAATAAttgatttaaacagttttctcAATTGCTTTGACCTACTTAGAGGAAGTGGGATCCACTCAGCGGAGAGCTGATCTCCTAAATGTATCAACTCTTTCTTGTTGGTTTGACATATTTTGCTCACACTTTTGCACAATAGTTAACTCAGATGTTATTCAAGCAGTCCTAACAATGTAATGTTCTAACAATGGTAGCCAAGCAGAATTCACCGGTTCCTAATTATTAGTAGCTAATTTCAGTATGAATCCACTGAAGCACTTATTTCACTCAACTTCCCACAGATCTTCACTTAACAGTCAGTCTGCAGACTTAAATGGCTTCTTGCATTTTCAGTACCTATTAAGCACTAAATCTGTGATTCTCACAAAGCAAATATTTCCTTATGATGGTGattaatgtacattttaacCAACACTGATCCTGTTGAGGAGGGAGAAAACATTACTCTTTCTTGTTTCTACAAAGAAAACTATGATGATGAATCCATATCAGATTTCTCTGCTCATTTCTAGAAAGATGATATTTTCATCTTTCATATTCTGCATATTCTGCCACAGCAGAGAAAGTTTTCTACAAACGTCAACATCCTTCCAAGGCATGATCACGACAGAGCTGGTCGGCAGCAAAAGGTGATGATCCGCTCCTCTATCTGATTCAGGCTGTAGTAACCAGTAAATCAAAACTTGGTGACCTTTTAGCTTTAAAGTTCAAACATATATAACCTCCAACCTCCTTGGGATCCCCCATTGGAtaataaatataacatgctATATTTATTATACATGTTATAGTAAATAGAACATGTATATTTAtgctataaatataaaaataggcCTAATtcccaaataaaataatgtcaataattattttaagtgttaCATCTTCTAGCGTAGCGCTGCTTAATGCCTTATCACTGTCACAATTatcacagcagcagctgtacaGACCCAGGTGAGGCTCACTTAGATCTGCATGCCAGTGACTTGCTATGTACTGTAatagtgttttaaaaacaataaaagttctGCAACTCACCccaataaatagaaaaacattcctGCAGACATGAATTCCTCCGGTCATATAAGTcctgctgttgttttctttccacagGTTTCTTTATGGTGGATGTCGTCATCTTGGAAGTATCTTTGAGTGATGTGTTGGTGATGTTTATGAACCCTGTGTTTACTTCAGACTTGCAACGtattggctaaaaaaaaataaaaaataaaaaaaccaaaagcgTGTGAATAGCGATTGAAACCTGGTATGTTAGTCAGCTGTTAGGGTCCTCTCCACTCCCAGAAGTGACTCAGGTTTACTCTGTAAACAACCTGAACTAAAGCACACAGGTGACCTTTCTGAAGCCTGGaactgcagttttgttttggttacaACACATACATTTATTCATATTCAGCAAGCCAGactccaaaaaaagaaaacacacaaagttgAAATTTGAGTTACATGATTACTTTATTCACACAGTTTGATCCAGAATCAGATCTTTGCccaataaaattactaaaatccTGATTTATGATGATAATAACATTTCCCATCAGTTCATCTGTACATGGATTTGAACAACAATATCTGGTCTGGCAAAGCAATAAATCTAAATGATATTAGTTTAGGTGAACAAAAATCCTCTTGAGCAATGATAGTGAgtagaaacaggaaacaaactcCAACATCAACAGAACAAACAAGATGACAAAATGGCTCCAATAAGACAACTACTGTCTGAGCAGTCTGGAggacagcagggggcgctgcgaTTCTTTTGAAGGCCGTTTTGCTCGAAGGTAAACTTCGCCCCTTGTATGCACAACTTTACCAGTTTAGACTTTGACCTGCTTGTTAAAAACTGAGGTGTGTGACATTAAAACATGCATGGCTGGGCTGCaactgtttcttcttctctttacGGTTTCTGTTAGTTTCTTGGCGCAGCTCCGTGATCCTGCTGGTAGCTTCACCATCAGTTcacacccacacatacacacacacacacatacacagataCATAACATATCTGGAAATAAGCTAAGCAATGCGATCCTTACCTGTGGGTAGGATAGGGTTGCTAcctttcagaaattaaaataagggACACCCACCACGGTGTGTCTAATCTCATGGAGTAGAGAGCAGGACTCCATGACAGAAGATGTTCCATCTCATGGGATTtacactaaaaactagacagaaatactttataattagtatttttgtgtttttgcagtgtcagCACTTTTGTCAGCTGAGACTGACTCAAACTGTGACTCATTAAAATCCTGTAAGGTTTCTCTGTGAAAGGGCTGAGTGACGTCATACAAGCTTTAGATctactgtgaaaaaaatatcagctacaaagtattttaataaaatatgagaaatgtATCTATCAGGGCAAAACCCAGGTATTAAActgctttaaatttattttctacacttttcttttcagctttCAGCATAGAAATAACAACTTAGTTTAAGAGACAAATTTTCACTGACAAGACAATAAATCATGTAACTGCAACAGATTCTGGTTCAGAGACTTtatcacagtttttatttgtttgaatcaATTAAGTTTTAATCAGATTTCCACTTTGATatcaaacatgtttctgtgagACACAAGAAAACATTCATGAACTTTAACCTATAATCTGATGACAGCAGAACAGCTTTATAGGATAAATGTTGAACTTTGACCCCCGTCCAGCTGTCACCATGATTGGTTGCTTTGTGCAGGTGGAGTGAAGCGTTCTGTGTCCTACACCGAGGTCATCATCTCAGAGGACAGGAAACCTCAGAGAATCACCGGTGAGTCAGTCGCTCTGGGTTCATCTGAGTTTTATGAACAGATCCGCTCTCTGGAAACccactgaaataaacaaacagtcCCTGAACGCATCACAGCCGTTAGAGCTGGTCACATCTGACGTGGTTTAGACCAAAGTTCACTTCCCTTCATTACGTCGTTCCTCGCAGACAGCATGCTTTTGTTGACGTTCATAAAACAGGAAGAATGTAGTTCTGCTGAAAACAGAGGCGTGTCCATCACCATGGTAACAGTTCTTACTGTTACCAGTTCTTACATGGTAACTGTTACCAGCTACCATGGCAGAGTATTAAAGTGAATGTGGGAATATGTTACCTTTAgtgttatttatataaatgagAACCAACATTTTAATCCATTGTGCCAGAGCAGCCCCCCTCCCTCCATTTAAACATCTTTACATGTGATGCCAATAACTGTGGATTTGAACACATATGTGACGGGACCACAGGGCATACTGCCACACATATTATCTTTAAGCTTGAGGTGGAAAGATCCAAAAGTTTattcctaaaaaaagaaagtgctgttaaatttttgcacaaaataaatatctgcaGTTGCTCCTAATGTGCTGCTCAGTGACGTCTGACACTGTTTAGATCTATAAACTGGTTTTTCCAGCTGCATCCAACCATCTGAGGTGTGACTTGTTATTGTAAGAACAGCTGACAAGAGACaacatgaaacatttcaaacttcacTTTATGGCAATAAATAGTCAAcagtagaaaaacaataaatattcaagtacaaaacataattttgcgtagataaaagtatttctgtagtgaaaaacattaatataatattttaagtgTTAGTGATTGGAACATCCAGCGGAGCAGCAAACGATGCAGAAAGTTCAAATGTCTCCATGAAGCTCAGAAAGAAACCAGCGACTCTTCACTGGTTCAGGCCAGGCTGGGCCAGTTTGATCCCAGCGTTTCTAGACCAGCTGATTTTGTTACTGGTGTCTCTCCACACACTTCATTCATCTGGACAGGTTGCAGGTTTGAGCTGCGTTTTCTAAAATCTGTTctcatttcttcagtttttgtgaCATTCAGTCAGAGATTGTTGACTGAAAACCTTCCACTCAGACTGGTCACCTTGATCTGTAGGCAGACACAGAAAAACTAAGAGCTTCTCTTCAGGTGTTTCCTCTTCCTGgagaaaaatccacattttctcaTGATTATCTGAAAGTTTGTGGGATTCCTGCAGAATCTGTGAGCTTCTTTATGAAGAACCTTCAggagaacaaaagaaaatccagagtCAAACAAAGAGCATCGCCTGCTGCATCATGGTGTGACATCATCATATGACCACTGATGAGTCAGACTCACCTGGTTTCATCGATAAGCCTCAGACTGATCGACTCAACCTCCACAGTTTCCATGACGCTGCAGTTGATCAGGAGTCACAATGAGAGACTGGATGAAGTTTTTCTCCACATCAACACAGGTCTGCTCTTGAGCAAGGCAACAAAACTGCAAGGCAGAGGCTCTCAGGGGGTTCTGTTGAAATCTGTAAcaggtttattattattttattaatctgatgATGATTATGAGAAAGAAGCGCTGATGTATTTTAACTATTTCTGACTTACTTTGTGGTTTTGGAGCAATTTTTCAAGCTGATGATGAAAAGTGAACTCAGAGAAATGATGAAGAGAAAAACGGGGAAAACAAGAAACATCCTGGACCGACGAcctgaaataaaagaagaaaaatgtcagaaaacacaaaaatctctcaaaagaaaaaaaaagaaacaagttaaaACCTGGTTTATTATCAGAAGTATCAGAGTTTGGACCTGCAGACTCACCTCTCCTCCTGGTTTCCTCCTGTGGCGTCGGACTGATGAGGTTCCTGTGAGGAACCGTCGATTTAATCATCTTTAGACCTGAAACGGAAACAATAACAGAATTcatgagaaaaacaattaaaacctGAAGTTTGGACCCGTTTGTTCACCAACAACAAGCTGACAACTAATTGTACTTTAATTTAGTtatgaattttgtttaattcagttagttttaattagtaTTTAGAATGTGTTTGCTAATTTGTATTAGTTACATACTGTTTAGTTTTAGCTAAAACAGTCTTTTGTTTTCCCTCCATTCTGTGgttaatgtttgtgattttttaaacattgattgGGTAAAGAAGACTCAACAGAAGATACCATTTTCAATAAACGTGTTCAATTATTGCTGAACCACCAACAAACTCAGGAGTTTTCTCCAAACTATTGCTGTCGTTATTTTGCAGCCTAGCATAAGAGCCATCAGGAGGATCATGAACTGCTTATGTGTGAATTCAACAAATACTAACAGATTAATAAACACACAACCAAAGGACATTATATCTATAATTTGAggatgttttagttttgtaaatGTCCAATATAGTTCCATTTAGttagttttttcccccattaattacagtttttatttatttgtgttatttaaagtttttatttatatcctCTGCAGATGGTTAGATTCATCAGATACTTTTAGTTTCTGctcattttctcagttttacaGCATTTAGACTTTAAGGTTCAGAAATGAAGCAGAAACTCACTGGATACGTTGAGTCGACATCTTCCAGAGTTGAATCCATCttcagttttcactccacacagATACAGACCAGAGTCTTCAGTCCTCAGTCTGGACACATGGAGTCTGATTCGTCCTTCTCTGAGGACGTCTTTGTCACTCTGGACTCGTCCTGAAAACTGATCATCCTGAGATTCTGGAATCTCAACACCTTCATGGACCCGATAGAGAACCAATCTTCTAGGTGGAGCTAGAAGGTCACAGAGGATAAACatggaggacagagaggagtCGGGTCTGGAGGTGAAGGTCCACTCCAGAGTGATGTTGTGGTTCTCCTCTGCCTGATAGCTGCTCTGTGTCACATTCACTACAAATGTTgctgctgaggagacagagagggaaagagaggagcAGACACACTGAGAACTGGAACATGGGAGTCTTTCAGCTCCATCTAGAGAGCTTTCTGTCACAAAGACAAGATGGAGACTGACCACAGAGACATgagctgaggatgaggagcagcaggatcCTGGAGATCATCTTCATCCTGTCAGAAAACCAATTATTAGTGaagccataaaaataaacagcttttcacatgttgatgttagaagttttttatctgcagattgaacctttgctacaaatgattgAGCGTTcaataaacaaattatattATTGAcctttatgcaataaaatgctttttggtTTAAAGGGGATTGAATTGTTTATTCATTGGCATGTActaatgtatttataatattatattaaatatgtCAAAGTGGTTCAatcaaaaatctgcagaatatgtCTTTGTTTCATCTGGTTAGTTgtcacaataattaaaaaaaaaatctattatagaaaaatagatttttttttacaacaatatcttttattgtcccacagGTTGTAAATAATTCtggtgcaacagcagcaaagtgacgGAATTACAGAatgataatataaaatatatgaaaacagATTGAAGAACAAATTGTAGTGCAGTAAGGGCAAAAATTCACTCAGTCACTGTCGTCTCTAGAGATTAGCAGGGAAGATTATCGTTTAGCAGGCGGCCGCTGTAGCAGAACTCTGTACGTGTTTTATGTATAATTGTGAGGATTTGATTTTCCACCTGCGTCTCTTAATGTCATCTCTCGGTCGACTTCCTCCGGTGTGAGTTCCTAGCCTCAATattcacctgtgctgcctggatttctgTCACC from Xiphophorus maculatus strain JP 163 A chromosome 14, X_maculatus-5.0-male, whole genome shotgun sequence includes:
- the LOC111611202 gene encoding uncharacterized protein LOC111611202 isoform X2, with translation MKMISRILLLLILSSCLCATFVVNVTQSSYQAEENHNITLEWTFTSRPDSSLSSMFILCDLLAPPRRLVLYRVHEGVEIPESQDDQFSGRVQSDKDVLREGRIRLHVSRLRTEDSGLYLCGVKTEDGFNSGRCRLNVSSLKMIKSTVPHRNLISPTPQEETRRRGRRSRMFLVFPVFLFIISLSSLFIISLKNCSKTTKFQQNPLRASALQFCCLAQEQTCVDVEKNFIQSLIVTPDQLQRHGNCGG
- the LOC111611202 gene encoding uncharacterized protein LOC111611202 isoform X1; translated protein: MKMISRILLLLILSSCLCAATFVVNVTQSSYQAEENHNITLEWTFTSRPDSSLSSMFILCDLLAPPRRLVLYRVHEGVEIPESQDDQFSGRVQSDKDVLREGRIRLHVSRLRTEDSGLYLCGVKTEDGFNSGRCRLNVSSLKMIKSTVPHRNLISPTPQEETRRRGRRSRMFLVFPVFLFIISLSSLFIISLKNCSKTTKFQQNPLRASALQFCCLAQEQTCVDVEKNFIQSLIVTPDQLQRHGNCGG